In Toxoplasma gondii ME49 chromosome VIII, whole genome shotgun sequence, a single genomic region encodes these proteins:
- the ROP32 gene encoding rhoptry kinase family protein ROP32 (encoded by transcript TGME49_270920~Gene product name based on ToxoDB Community Expert Annotation.), whose amino-acid sequence MAAVCRDLLPYFTSWRILLCCYSVGLFMHMSRSLLPNTMVWASANSPRRLSHSTPSVFRSYTEIDNTAPVGSIHSPTESNVEPTAGRNKRALATASEEQLPTSHRSRRGAATSILSGLRSVYNASSRPAVDSRNRAKDPDRFVMRRAVVHSIEEVTERSDHHDLRGEDSAQTDSVNAPDDELVSELLHLGEYPHHIESLSDPEAVKILAHLVATTNTHDIVSQSRKKKLVEAFNMYLPDGDRFFVESLSDASESKEFVRGPLLGVGGNGLVFEAQDSDGHVYALKLLLVRMSTFLEAVGDLSHDAWRREEDWAFARALRKEMKVLRLFPPDKSPEQLYEEGFVLPLFQGILAGKPRMTPLTEEFGATSVVVGFHKVACSVGQLFSAHRLPDGVKLELTKQMVDRVARLHSYGILHGDVKWENFFLDDNGRVFLGDFEQAQSLGHRRTGPCGPRGGGTPSLHEPARAACYFSEPDRRLDLLESRDSWCLGVVSYKLWCHRLPFGLHLNRADMEGFMNQVATIERDRLVPDFDDCRGSEQTPEDVKELIAALLYHDRYRRETPLSLIEKSHLFRRPPSERNDVSVELRAHESDAADVLRPAAPLPEERLHAPETKFFKPRKHWWRSYLQACSIQ is encoded by the exons ATGGCTGCCGTTTGCCGAGACCTTCTTCCTTACTTCACATCATGGCGAATTCTCCTGTGCTGCTATTCCGTGGGGCTGTTTATGCACATGTCAAGGTCGCTGCTTCCGAACACTATGGTATGGGCGTCAGCTAACTCTCCGCGCCGGCTGAGTCACTCAACGCCAAGTGTTTTCCGTTCCTATACAGAAATTGATAACACCGCGCCCGTCGGGTCTATTCACAGTCCAACTGAATCAAATGTAGAACCAACGGCCGGTCGCAACAAACGGGCACTGGCAACGGCTTCTGAAGAGCAGTTGCCCACAAGTCACCGGAGTCGGCGGGGGGCAGCGACAAGCATACTGTCTGGTCTGAGGAGCGTCTACAATGCTTCATCGCGTCCAGCTGTTGACTCCAGAAATCGTGCCAAGGATCCAGATCGATTTGTAATGCGAAGAGCAGTCGTACACTCAATTGAAGAAGTAACAGAGAGGTCCGATCACCACGACCTTCGTGGAGAGGACAGCGCCCAAACCGACAGCGTCAACGCACCTGACGACGAACTAGTCAGCGAGCTTCTACACCTTGGCGAGTATCCACATCATATTGAGTCCCTCTCTGATCCGGAAGCGGTGAAAATACTTGCCCATCTCGTGGCTACCACAAACACGCATGACATTGTCTCGCAatcgcgaaagaagaaactggtCGAAGCGTTCAACATGTACCTTCCAGATGGCGACCGTTTCTTTGTCGAATCTCTCTCTGATGCATCTGAGTCCAAAGAATTTGTCAGAGGCCCGCTTCTGGGTGTGGGAGGAAACGGTCTAGTTTTTGAGGCGCAGGACAGTGACGGCCACGTATACGCACTGAAACTCCTGCTTGTGCGTATGAGCACGTTTCTAGAGGCCGTGGGGGACCTCAGCCACGATGCCTGGAGGCGCGAAGAGGATTGGGCATTCGCCAGGGCTCTTCGCAAGGAGATGAAAGTACTCAGGTTGTTTCCACCTGACAAGTCACCCGAGCAGTTGTACGAAGAAGGGTTTGTCCTGCCGTTGTTTCAGGGTATCCTCGCGGGGAAGCCGCGAATGACTCCGTTAACGGAGGAGTTCGGTGCGACGAGTGTTGTGGTCGGATTTCATAAGGTGGCGTGTAGTGTAGGGCAACTTTTCAGTGCGCATCGTCTCCCGGACGGAGTCAAGCTCGAGCTGACTAAGCAAATGGTCGACCGCGTGGCTCGGCTTCATAGCTACGGCATTCTGCACGGCGACGTCAAGTGGGAAAACTTCTTCCTGGACGACAACggacgcgtttttctcggagATTTCGAGCAGGCTCAATCTCTCGGTCACCGCCGGACGGGGCCCTGCGGTCCCCGAGGTGGAGGCACTCCTTCCCTGCACGAGCCTGCACGCGCTGCGTGCTACTTCAGTGAGCCAGATCGTCGGTTGGATTTGCTCGAAAGTCGAGACAGCTGGTGCCTCGGAGTCGTTTCTTATAAACTCTGGTGTCATCGCTTACCCTTTGGCTTGCACCTAAATCGAGCTGACATGGAAGGGTTCATGAACCAGGTGGCCACCATAGAACGAGATCGCCTGGTCCCCGACTTCGACGATTGCCGCGGTTCCGAACAAACACCGGAAGACGTGAAAGAGTTGATTGCTGCATTGCTCTATCATGACCGGTACCGTCGGGAGACGCCACTGAGTCTCATCGAAAAATCGCATCTTTTCCGTCGCCCTCCTTCCGAGAGGAACGACGTCAGCGTGGAACTTAGAGCCCATGAAAGTGACGCGGCCGACGTACTCCGTCCAGCGG CTCCTTTGCCGGAGGAgcgcttgcatgcgccagaAACAAAGTTTTTCAAACCGAGAAAACACTGGTGGAGGAGTTATTTGCAAGCCTGTTCAATTCAATAA